DNA sequence from the Prolixibacter sp. SD074 genome:
CGGTTTTTGGGACAACCATCGAGGAGAACTACCACCTGGTGAAGGACATTTACCAACAAATCGAACCCTTCAAGGATCGGTTAGCGGGAAGGTTGTCCGGCGGAATGAAGCAGAAACTGGCGCTATCCTGCGCTTTAATTCATGCCCCAAAGGTGTTGATACTTGATGAACCTACGACTGGAGTAGACGCAGTTTCCCGGAAGGAGTTCTGGGAAATGCTGAAACGGTTGCAGAAAATGGGCATCACCATTCTGGTTTCAACGCCCTACATGGACGAAGCCAATTTATGCGACCGGGTAGCACTGATACAGGACGGCAATATTCTGACTATCGATACACCGGATAGAGTAACGCAGAATAATGAAAGCATTATTTGGGCGGTCCGTACTAACAATATGTATTTATGTATTCGTGATCTGAAAAGGCATCCTGGTATAAAATCGGTTTTTGGATTTGGAGAGTTCCTCCATGTTACACTTAAAGATATGGCGATTTCTCCTACTGCGTTGGAAGAATATCTAGAACAGCGCTGTCACACAAATATTGTTGTTAACCCGATAAAACCAGGTATCGAGGATGTATTTATGGACCTGATGCAAAAACATGATAGCTGATATGGAACAAAATAATACAGTCATTCGGGTACGCGATTTGGTGAAAAAGTTCGGACAGTTTGTGGCTGATGATCACCTGAGTTTCGATGTCTACAAAGGCGAAATCTTTGGCTTTCTGGGAGCCAACGGTGCTGGTAAAACCACGGCTATCCGAATGTTGTGCGGACTGTTAGAGCCTACATCAGGAGAGTTGACCGTCGCAGGTTTGGATGGTTTCAAGCAGCGAGAGGAAATTAAACGCAGGATCGGTTACATGTCCCAGAAGTTTTCTCTGTACGAAGATTTGACAGTGAATGAAAATATCCGGCTGTTTGCCGGAATTTACGGCATTCCAACCCGTGTCCGAAAGGAAAAAACAGAAGAATTGCTGGAAAAGCTGGAACTCGGCTCAGCACGCAGGAAACTGGTGCGTGATTTACCACTGGGCTGGAAGCAGAAACTGGCTTTTTCGTTAGCCATCATACATGATCCATCCATTGTCTTTCTAGATGAACCTTCCGGAGGTGTTGACCCGGTGACCCGCCGCCGCTTCTGGGATTTGATTTACGAAGCAGCGCACGAAGGGATCACTGTATTTGTGACGACTCACTACATGGATGAAGCTGAATATTGCGACCGGGTAGCCATCATGTCGGCTGGAAAAATCGTTGCGCTCGATACGCCGGAGGCGCTGAAAAAGGAATGGGATGCCACTAACATGGACGGTGTATTCCTGAAACTGGCCCGCTCGAATGAATAAATTTTGATTCATAAATTGTAAGACACAAAAGACATGAAACAATTACGCGGATTTATACGAAAAGAGTTCCATCATATTTTTCGCGATTCACGTACAATGCTAATTTTATTTGGTATCCCAATTGTACAGCTTCTGTTGTTCGGTTATGTAATTACCACCGAGATCAAAGATGCGCGAATTGCGATACTGGATAAATCGAACGATGAAGTGACTCGCGAAATCACGCACAAATTACTGTCGTCAGGCTACTTCAAGCTTGATGCGATGCTGGATAATGAAGGACAGATTGATAATATCTTCCGACAAGGAAACATCAAGGAGGTGGTGGTATTTGAGCAAAATTTCGGGAAAAAGCTCGAACGTGACGGGCAGGCGGATGTCCAAGTGATTGCGGATGCATCGGATCCAAATACGGCACAGTTGCTTTCCAACTATACCAACGCCATTATGCAGGACTATCTGCAAAAAAAGTTTATTAATTACCATATTCCTTATGAGGTCAAGTCTCAGGTGCGGATGCTATTCAACGAAAGTTTGATGGGTGCTTTTACATACGTTCCTGGAACGATGGCGCTGATTTTAATTCTAATTTCTGCCATGATGACATCAATTACCATCGTGCGCGAAAAGGAAATGGGGACAATGGAGATACTGCTGGTGTCTCCATTAAAATCACACCATATCATAATAGGTAAGGTAGCGCCGTATCTGGTACTATCCATATTAAATGCGCTAATTATTATCGGCATGGGTTACCTTATTTTCGGAGTCCCGGTAAGAGGAGGTCTCGTCTTACTCATGTTCGTGGTAATTATATATATTCTCTTAGCTCTTTCCTTGGGAATCCTAATATCTACCATGTCTGACAGTCAGGTAAAGGCTATGTTTGTTTCAGTAATGATACTAATGTTACCTACAATATTATTGTCAGGGTTTATTTATCCTATTGATAATATGCCAGTCGCTCTACAGGTATTTTCAAATATCATGCCCGCTCGTTGGTTTATTGAGGCTGTAAAGGCGGTGATGCTGAAAGGTGTTGGAGCTGGCTATATATGGAAGCAGTTGCTGATAATGACAGGAATGACAGCAGTTTTTCTTGTTATCAGCATGAAGAAATTCAAACTACGGCTGGAGTAAGAAACTGAATTTAAAGAGAAAGGAAGATAGAATAAACATGAAATTTGTAACACAAAACGTATGAAAATATTAAGATATCTTCTTCAAAAGGAATTCATTCAGATCATACGAAATAAAACGATGTGGCCAATCATCTTTTTAATGCCGATTATTCAGATGGTTATATTGGTGAATGCAGCCACGCTGGAATTAAAGAAGTCGGATGTGTATGTGGTCGATCAGGATATGAGCGACGCTTCGCGGCAGCTGGTGGACGAACTGAAAGGAAATCCGTTTTTCCAAATAACGTCAATGACGAATAGTGACCATGCTGCCGACCAACAGTTGTTAAATGGAAAGGCGGGAGTAGTTCTTGATATTCCTCAGAATTTTGAAAAGGACCTGAGACGTAATAATCGAGCATCACTGCAGCTACGTGTGGATGCTATAAATGGATTGGCCGCAGAATTGACATGGTCATACATGAACTCGGTGATTGTCGACTTTAATAATCAAATAAGGACGTCGTGGTTGGGAATCTCCAGGTTTGATCCGCCTCAGAAAATAGAAGTTTCGCAGAGATACTGGTATAATCCGAGTTTAGTCTATTCCTTCTTTATGGCACCCGGAGTATTAGTTATTCTTGTTACTCTAGTTGGAATGTTTCTGGCGGCAGTTAATCTGGTCCGGGAAAAGGAAATTGGAACGATGGAACAACTCAATGTGACTCCCATCAGGAAATATCAATTCATTGCAGCCAAAATGATTCCTTTTTTAGCAATCGCATTGCTGGACCTCTCGTTTGGCCTGCTAATTGCTAAGATTGTATTTAACATGCCATTTGAGGGAAATTTACTGGTGCTTTACGGATTCACCACGGTATTTTTGTTAGGCGTACTGGGATTAGGATTATTTATTTCAGTAGTTTCAGAGACGCAGCAACAGGTGTTTTTTGTGAGTTATTTCTTCCTCCTCATCTTCATTCTAATGAGTGGATTATTTACCCCAGTGGAAAGTATGCCAAATTGGGCGCAATGGCTGGACCATCTGAATCCTATGTATTACATGATGAAAGTTATCCGGAATGTGGTGTTGAAAGGCTCTGGATTCTTTGACTTGAAGTACGAATTTCTTTCCATGCTGGGTTATGGCGTAGTGATGTTTTCACTGGCAGTAATGCGGTACAGGAAAACAGTGTAAATAAATACTATACCTTCATATGTTTCGAACGCCTTC
Encoded proteins:
- a CDS encoding ABC transporter ATP-binding protein, whose product is MMISVKNIEKSYGEVKALHGVSLDVNEGELFGLIGPDGAGKTSLIRILVTLLKPDTGSATVNQLDVVDDFRKLRKEIGYMPGRFSLYPDLSVEENMTFFATVFGTTIEENYHLVKDIYQQIEPFKDRLAGRLSGGMKQKLALSCALIHAPKVLILDEPTTGVDAVSRKEFWEMLKRLQKMGITILVSTPYMDEANLCDRVALIQDGNILTIDTPDRVTQNNESIIWAVRTNNMYLCIRDLKRHPGIKSVFGFGEFLHVTLKDMAISPTALEEYLEQRCHTNIVVNPIKPGIEDVFMDLMQKHDS
- a CDS encoding ABC transporter ATP-binding protein — protein: MEQNNTVIRVRDLVKKFGQFVADDHLSFDVYKGEIFGFLGANGAGKTTAIRMLCGLLEPTSGELTVAGLDGFKQREEIKRRIGYMSQKFSLYEDLTVNENIRLFAGIYGIPTRVRKEKTEELLEKLELGSARRKLVRDLPLGWKQKLAFSLAIIHDPSIVFLDEPSGGVDPVTRRRFWDLIYEAAHEGITVFVTTHYMDEAEYCDRVAIMSAGKIVALDTPEALKKEWDATNMDGVFLKLARSNE
- a CDS encoding ABC transporter permease; translated protein: MKILRYLLQKEFIQIIRNKTMWPIIFLMPIIQMVILVNAATLELKKSDVYVVDQDMSDASRQLVDELKGNPFFQITSMTNSDHAADQQLLNGKAGVVLDIPQNFEKDLRRNNRASLQLRVDAINGLAAELTWSYMNSVIVDFNNQIRTSWLGISRFDPPQKIEVSQRYWYNPSLVYSFFMAPGVLVILVTLVGMFLAAVNLVREKEIGTMEQLNVTPIRKYQFIAAKMIPFLAIALLDLSFGLLIAKIVFNMPFEGNLLVLYGFTTVFLLGVLGLGLFISVVSETQQQVFFVSYFFLLIFILMSGLFTPVESMPNWAQWLDHLNPMYYMMKVIRNVVLKGSGFFDLKYEFLSMLGYGVVMFSLAVMRYRKTV
- a CDS encoding ABC transporter permease, which produces MKQLRGFIRKEFHHIFRDSRTMLILFGIPIVQLLLFGYVITTEIKDARIAILDKSNDEVTREITHKLLSSGYFKLDAMLDNEGQIDNIFRQGNIKEVVVFEQNFGKKLERDGQADVQVIADASDPNTAQLLSNYTNAIMQDYLQKKFINYHIPYEVKSQVRMLFNESLMGAFTYVPGTMALILILISAMMTSITIVREKEMGTMEILLVSPLKSHHIIIGKVAPYLVLSILNALIIIGMGYLIFGVPVRGGLVLLMFVVIIYILLALSLGILISTMSDSQVKAMFVSVMILMLPTILLSGFIYPIDNMPVALQVFSNIMPARWFIEAVKAVMLKGVGAGYIWKQLLIMTGMTAVFLVISMKKFKLRLE